One genomic segment of Brassica napus cultivar Da-Ae chromosome A3, Da-Ae, whole genome shotgun sequence includes these proteins:
- the LOC106438893 gene encoding oleosin S1-2-like, with amino-acid sequence MADVRTHAHQVQVHPLRQHEGGIKVVYPQSGPSSTQVLAVIAGVPVGGTLLTLAGLTLAGSVIGLMLAFPLFLIFSPVIVPAAFVIGLAMTGFMASGAIGLTGLSSMSWVLNHIRRVRERMPDELEEAKQRLADMAEYVGQRTKDAGQTIEEKAHDVRESKTYDVRDRDTKGHTASGGDRDTKTSREVRVATT; translated from the exons ATGGCGGACGTTCGCACACATGCTCACCAGGTTCAAGTGCACCCTCTACGCCAGCACGAAGGAGGCATCAAAGTGGTTTATCCCCAGAGCGGGCCTTCTTCCACTCAG GTTCTAGCAGTGATCGCCGGTGTACCGGTTGGAGGGACGCTGCTAACTCTGGCCGGTTTAACTTTAGCCGGTTCGGTTATAGGACTAATGCTGGCATTCCCGCTGTTCCTCATCTTCAGTCCGGTTATCGTACCAGCGGCCTTTGTGATCGGTTTAGCTATGACAGGATTCATGGCGTCAGGGGCAATAGGGCTCACGGGACTATCGTCGATGTCGTGGGTACTGAACCACATCCGAAGAGTAAGGGAACGTATGCCGGATGAGCTGGAGGAAGCAAAGCAGCGTTTGGCTGACATGGCCGAGTATGTGGGGCAGAGGACAAAAGATGCTGGACAGACCATAGAAGAAAAAGCTCACGATGTACGAGAGAGCAAGACTTATGATGTCCGAGACAGAGACACAAAGGGTCATACTGCCTCAGGAGGAGACAGGGACACCAAGACAAGTCGCGAGGTCCGAGTGGCGACAACATGA
- the LOC106438894 gene encoding phosphoenolpyruvate/phosphate translocator 2, chloroplastic-like isoform X1: MLLITPYPRLVSPLLATKSTPESSFTRRARASSSSSSSSSSYHWPFLTPKRRLNGFKLKSATVPGDVESGSLVKGLKLGGMFGVWYLLNIYYNIFNKQVLRVFPYPATVTAFQLGCGTLMISIMWLLKLHPRPKVTPSQFPAILQLAAAHTLGNLLTNVSLGRVNVSFTHTIKALEPFFTVLFSVLLLGEWPSVWIVCSLLPIVAGVSLASFTEASFNWIGFCSAMASNVTNQSRNVLSKKFMVEKFVVLKQEALDNINLFSIITIISFVLLVPVAILIDGFKFTPSHLQLATSQGLTVKEFCLMSLLAGVCLHSYQQVSYMILEMVSPVTHSVGNCVKRVVVIASSILFFKTPVSPLNSIGTATALAGVYLYTRAKRIKPNPNSKSS, translated from the exons ATGCTTCTAATAACTCCATATCCGAGACTTGTGTCTCCGCTATTAGCTACCAAGTCTACTCCTGAATCATCATTCACCAGAAGAGCCAgagcttcctcttcttcttcttcttcttcttcctcttatcATTGGCCTTTCCTAACACCTAAACGTAGACTCAATGGCTTCAAGCTCAAGTCAGCTACAGTTCCGGGAGATGTGGAATCTGGAAGTTTGGTCAAAGGGCTGAAGCTAGGAGGCATGTTCGGAGTTTGGTATCTTCTCAATATCTACTACAACATTTTCAACAAACAG GTGCTTAGGGTCTTTCCATATCCAGCGACTGTAACAGCATTTCAATTAGGCTGTGGAACGTTGATGATATCAATAATGTGGCTCCTCAAACTCCATCCTCGTCCAAAAGTTACTCCCTCTCAG TTTCCGGCGATATTACAACTAGCAGCAGCTCACACATTAGGAAACTTGTTAACGAATGTGAGCTTGGGAAGAGTTAATGTCTCTTTCACCCACACAATCAAAGCATTGGAGCCTTTCTTCACCGTCTTGTTCTCTGTTCTCTTGCTCGGTGAG TGGCCGAGTGTATGGATTGTCTGTTCCTTGTTACCAATAGTCGCTGGAGTTTCTTTAGCATCTTTCACAGAAGCTTCTTTTAATTG GATTGGTTTCTGCAGCGCAATGGCGTCTAATGTGACGAACCAATCACGCAATGTTCTCAGTAAAAAATtcatggttgaaaag TTTGTTGTATTGAAACAGGAAGCTTTGGACAACATCAACCTTTTCTCTATAATAACCATTATCTCCTTTGTCTTATTGGTTCCTGTAGCAATCCTCATCGATGGTTTTAAGTTTACTCCTTCACATCTACAACTAGCT ACAAGTCAAGGTTTGACTGTCAAAGAGTTTTGCCTCATGTCTCTACTTGCTGGTGTTTGCTTGCATAGCTACCAACAG GTATCTTATATGATCTTAGAGATGGTGTCACCAGTGACACACTCTGTTGGGAACTGCGTGAAGCGTGTGGTGGTTATTGCATCATCCATTCTTTTCTTCAAAACTCCAGTCTCTCCTCTTAATTCCATTG GTACGGCCACTGCACTAGCTGGAGTTTACTTGTACACCAGAGCCAAGAGAATCAAACCAAACCCAAACTCAAAATCTTCCTGA
- the LOC106438894 gene encoding phosphoenolpyruvate/phosphate translocator 2, chloroplastic-like isoform X2, protein MLLITPYPRLVSPLLATKSTPESSFTRRARASSSSSSSSSSYHWPFLTPKRRLNGFKLKSATVPGDVESGSLVKGLKLGGMFGVWYLLNIYYNIFNKQVLRVFPYPATVTAFQLGCGTLMISIMWLLKLHPRPKVTPSQFPAILQLAAAHTLGNLLTNVSLGRVNVSFTHTIKALEPFFTVLFSVLLLGEWPSVWIVCSLLPIVAGVSLASFTEASFNWIGFCSAMASNVTNQSRNVLSKKFMVEKEALDNINLFSIITIISFVLLVPVAILIDGFKFTPSHLQLATSQGLTVKEFCLMSLLAGVCLHSYQQVSYMILEMVSPVTHSVGNCVKRVVVIASSILFFKTPVSPLNSIGTATALAGVYLYTRAKRIKPNPNSKSS, encoded by the exons ATGCTTCTAATAACTCCATATCCGAGACTTGTGTCTCCGCTATTAGCTACCAAGTCTACTCCTGAATCATCATTCACCAGAAGAGCCAgagcttcctcttcttcttcttcttcttcttcctcttatcATTGGCCTTTCCTAACACCTAAACGTAGACTCAATGGCTTCAAGCTCAAGTCAGCTACAGTTCCGGGAGATGTGGAATCTGGAAGTTTGGTCAAAGGGCTGAAGCTAGGAGGCATGTTCGGAGTTTGGTATCTTCTCAATATCTACTACAACATTTTCAACAAACAG GTGCTTAGGGTCTTTCCATATCCAGCGACTGTAACAGCATTTCAATTAGGCTGTGGAACGTTGATGATATCAATAATGTGGCTCCTCAAACTCCATCCTCGTCCAAAAGTTACTCCCTCTCAG TTTCCGGCGATATTACAACTAGCAGCAGCTCACACATTAGGAAACTTGTTAACGAATGTGAGCTTGGGAAGAGTTAATGTCTCTTTCACCCACACAATCAAAGCATTGGAGCCTTTCTTCACCGTCTTGTTCTCTGTTCTCTTGCTCGGTGAG TGGCCGAGTGTATGGATTGTCTGTTCCTTGTTACCAATAGTCGCTGGAGTTTCTTTAGCATCTTTCACAGAAGCTTCTTTTAATTG GATTGGTTTCTGCAGCGCAATGGCGTCTAATGTGACGAACCAATCACGCAATGTTCTCAGTAAAAAATtcatggttgaaaag GAAGCTTTGGACAACATCAACCTTTTCTCTATAATAACCATTATCTCCTTTGTCTTATTGGTTCCTGTAGCAATCCTCATCGATGGTTTTAAGTTTACTCCTTCACATCTACAACTAGCT ACAAGTCAAGGTTTGACTGTCAAAGAGTTTTGCCTCATGTCTCTACTTGCTGGTGTTTGCTTGCATAGCTACCAACAG GTATCTTATATGATCTTAGAGATGGTGTCACCAGTGACACACTCTGTTGGGAACTGCGTGAAGCGTGTGGTGGTTATTGCATCATCCATTCTTTTCTTCAAAACTCCAGTCTCTCCTCTTAATTCCATTG GTACGGCCACTGCACTAGCTGGAGTTTACTTGTACACCAGAGCCAAGAGAATCAAACCAAACCCAAACTCAAAATCTTCCTGA
- the LOC106438892 gene encoding putative pentatricopeptide repeat-containing protein At3g01580 gives MTKRSLYQWNTLLKSLSRDKQWQQVLSQFIQMFRCEEKPDNFTIPVALKACVELRQIKCGEIIHAFINKDASLASDLYVGSALIDMYAKCGRMTQALRVFDELEEKPDIVTWSSMVSGFERNGFPFEAVEFFRRMATSSHVSPDRVTLITLVSACTKLSDSKLGRCVHGFVMRRGFEKDLSLVNSLLNCYAKSGAFKEAVHLFKVMAEKDVISWSTVIACYVQNGAAAEALRLFSEMMGSGTEPSAATMLSVFQACAASHDLEQGRKSHELAIRKGIEAEVKVSTALVDMYMKCFSPEEAYAVFSRIPRKDVVSWVALISGFTLNGMAHRSVEEFSKMLFENNTRPDSILMVKVLKSCSDLGFLEQAECFHSYVIKFGFDSNPFIGASLVELYSRCGSLGSACKVFDEITLKDVVVWTSLITGYGIHGKCTKALETFTQMVESSEVEPNEVTFLSVLSACSHSGLIHEGLRIFELMVSQYGLVPNLEHYAVLVDLLGRVGKLDTAIEITKRMPFSPTPQVLGTLLGACRIHQNDEMAETVAKKLFELEPNHAGYYMLMSNMYGVKGEWENVEKLRNAVRNRGIKKGLAESLIEIKRKVHRFVADDNMHPENELVYELLKELDLHMKQDFEDSAYFQTEGGSL, from the coding sequence ATGACCAAGAGGAGCTTATATCAGTGGAATACTCTTCTTAAAAGCTTATCCAGAGATAAACAATGGCAACAAGTATTGTCTCAGTTTATCCAAATGTTTCGCTGCGAAGAAAAGCCTGATAACTTCACCATTCCAGTTGCTCTCAAGGCCTGCGTTGAGTTGCGGCAAATTAAGTGTGGAGAAATCATTCATGCGTTCATCAACAAGGATGCTTCGCTTGCGTCTGACCTTTATGTTGGCTCTGCTCTGATAGATATGTATGCCAAATGTGGGAGGATGACCCAAGCTTTGAGGGTCTTTGATGAGTTGGAGGAGAAGCCTGATATTGTCACGTGGTCTTCTATGGTTTCTGGGTTTGAAAGGAATGGTTTTCCCTTTGAGGCCGTTGAGTTTTTCAGGAGAATGGCCACGTCTTCTCATGTTAGTCCTGATCGGGTAACTTTAATCACTTTAGTTTCTGCGTGTACGAAACTATCTGATTCAAAACTTGGGAGGTGTGTGCATGGTTTTGTGATGCGGAGAGGatttgaaaaggatttgtcttTAGTGAATTCACTATTGAATTGTTATGCCAAGTCGGGAGCTTTCAAAGAAGCGGTTCATTTGTTCAAGGTGATGGCGGAGAAAGATGTTATATCTTGGAGCACTGTCATTGCTTGCTACGTTCAAAATGGAGCTGCTGCTGAAGCACTGCGTCTCTTCAGTGAAATGATGGGTAGCGGAACAGAACCTAGTGCAGCTACTATGCTCAGTGTGTTTCAAGCTTGTGCAGCTTCTCATGATCTAGAGCAAGGTAGGAAGAGCCATGAGTTAGCCATCAGGAAAGGCATTGAGGCAGAAGTGAAAGTCTCCACTGCTCTAGTTGATATGTATATGAAATGTTTCTCCCCCGAGGAAGCTTATGCTGTTTTCTCCAGGATTCCGAGGAAAGATGTGGTCTCTTGGGTTGCGTTGATAAGCGGCTTTACATTAAATGGAATGGCTCACAGATCAGTTGAGGAATTTTCCAAGATGCTGTTTGAAAATAATACGAGGCCTGATTCTATTCTTATGGTGAAGGTACTCAAGTCATGTTCGGATTTGGGTTTTCTCGAACAAGCCGAATGCTTTCATAGTTATGTGATCAAATTCGGATTTGACAGTAACCCGTTCATCGGAGCCTCTCTTGTTGAGCTTTATTCGAGATGTGGGAGTCTAGGCAGTGCTTGTAAAGTGTTCGATGAGATAACTTTAAAGGACGTCGTGGTTTGGACCTCTTTGATCACTGGTTATGGAATACATGGGAAGTGCACTAAAGCGCTGGAGACGTTTACTCAAATGGTCGAGAGCTCAGAAGTTGAGCCTAATGAAGTGACATTTCTCTCAGTTCTGTCTGCTTGTAGTCACTCAGGTTTGATACACGAGGGACTGAGAATATTTGAGTTGATGGTGAGTCAGTACGGACTTGTTCCTAACTTAGAGCATTATGCTGTATTGGTTGATCTTCTTGGTCGTGTAGGAAAACTAGACACTGCCATTGAAATCACAAAGCGGATGCCTTTTTCACCAACACCACAAGTCTTGGGTACTCTTTTAGGCGCATGTAGGATTCATCAGAATGATGAGATGGCAGAaactgttgcaaagaagctctTTGAATTGGAACCCAACCATGCTGGTTATTACATGTTAATGTCGAATATGTATGGGGTTAAGGGAGAATGGGAGAATGTGGAAAAGCTGAGAAATGCAGTGAGGAACAGGGGAATTAAAAAAGGATTGGCAGAGAGTTTGATTGAGATAAAAAGAAAGGTCCATAGATTTGTGGCTGATGATAATATGCATCCTGAGAATGAGCTGGTTTATGAATTGCTTAAAGAGCTGGATTTGCATATGAAACAAGACTTTGAAGATTCTGCGTATTTCCAAACTGAGGGAGGCAGCTTGTGA